One Dictyoglomus thermophilum H-6-12 DNA window includes the following coding sequences:
- a CDS encoding Asp23/Gls24 family envelope stress response protein: MRWIRDFISKEKNKQKYFTGLGWVEISPTAIATLASVATLQSYGVVGMAASNIADGISELLKLEEANRGVKVEIDEDGIKIDLYIIVAYGVRIPEVAHNVMERVKWSLERTVGLNVKEINVNVWGIRVKEEKEPIMWEEEI; the protein is encoded by the coding sequence ATGCGCTGGATCCGAGACTTTATATCTAAAGAAAAAAATAAACAAAAATATTTCACAGGACTCGGATGGGTAGAAATATCTCCTACTGCTATCGCAACATTGGCTAGTGTTGCCACGCTTCAAAGCTACGGTGTGGTTGGGATGGCAGCAAGTAACATTGCAGACGGAATAAGCGAGTTACTTAAATTGGAAGAAGCTAATAGAGGGGTTAAAGTAGAGATAGACGAAGATGGTATAAAAATTGATCTTTATATAATTGTTGCTTACGGTGTAAGAATTCCAGAAGTAGCTCATAATGTTATGGAAAGGGTAAAGTGGAGTTTGGAGAGGACGGTAGGACTTAATGTAAAAGAAATAAATGTAAATGTGTGGGGTATAAGAGTTAAAGAAGAAAAAGAACCAATAATGTGGGAAGAAGAGATATGA
- a CDS encoding DAK2 domain-containing protein, translated as MMGVYIIDSNLLVKLFEYATYELEKHREEIDLLNVFPVPDGDTGTNMLYTMRSTLNEIKKVKTLTIRSIADAAIKGSLMGARGNSGVILSQIIRGFCEVIRNHEEIDAKIWVKSWQNATRVAYRAVLKPTEGTILTVLRDGVKEAVLALRETQDILKIMERTLEKAKESLLNTPNLLPILKEAKVVDAGGQGLVWIWTGFYEALSGVELELPKEKEKVVEIKEKPEREILESYVLTYQYCTEFIINSYENVDFTNFKKWLETQGDSIVTSEAPGLLKVHIHTNHPGLVLERALELGSLSRIKIDNMAEQHEERLKEEISQDVKTPLKEIGFVAVSWGKGINEIFKSLGVDMIVNGGQTLNPSVESLSNAVEKVRARKVFILPNNKNVILAAKQLESIHKDRVVIIPTKHVLEGIRVLYEYNPKDSWEVVKEKMEKAMNKIKVGEITRAIKDSSVNGLAIKEGDLIGLTNDEVKVTGNDIYKVSLDLLNLLLDESSEIISVYYGEEVKEKEAETLLSIIKEKYPQYSVELLYGGQPFYYYYFGIE; from the coding sequence ATGATGGGCGTATACATAATTGATAGTAATTTGTTGGTTAAACTCTTTGAGTATGCTACTTATGAATTAGAAAAACATAGAGAAGAAATAGATTTATTAAATGTTTTTCCTGTACCTGATGGGGATACTGGAACTAATATGCTTTATACAATGCGGTCAACTTTAAATGAAATTAAAAAAGTAAAAACCTTAACTATAAGAAGCATAGCAGACGCAGCTATAAAAGGATCTCTGATGGGAGCAAGGGGAAATTCAGGAGTTATACTTTCTCAAATTATAAGGGGTTTTTGTGAGGTTATTAGGAATCACGAAGAAATAGATGCTAAGATATGGGTTAAAAGTTGGCAGAATGCTACTAGAGTTGCTTACAGAGCAGTACTTAAACCTACAGAAGGAACAATACTAACTGTACTCAGAGATGGGGTAAAAGAAGCAGTACTAGCTTTAAGAGAGACACAGGATATTTTAAAAATAATGGAGAGAACCCTTGAGAAAGCTAAAGAATCTCTTTTAAATACTCCTAATTTATTGCCTATATTAAAAGAAGCAAAAGTAGTTGACGCAGGAGGTCAAGGTCTTGTTTGGATATGGACAGGTTTTTATGAAGCCCTTTCTGGGGTTGAATTAGAATTACCAAAAGAGAAAGAAAAAGTGGTAGAGATAAAAGAAAAACCTGAAAGAGAAATTCTTGAAAGTTATGTGTTAACTTACCAATATTGTACGGAATTTATAATAAATTCCTACGAAAATGTTGACTTTACAAACTTTAAAAAATGGCTTGAAACTCAAGGAGATAGTATAGTAACCTCAGAAGCTCCGGGTCTTTTAAAGGTTCATATTCATACCAACCATCCGGGACTAGTACTTGAAAGAGCATTGGAGCTTGGGAGTCTATCAAGGATAAAGATTGATAATATGGCTGAGCAGCATGAAGAGAGATTAAAAGAAGAAATATCTCAGGATGTAAAGACACCATTAAAGGAAATTGGATTTGTAGCTGTATCTTGGGGAAAGGGTATAAACGAAATATTCAAGAGTTTAGGCGTGGACATGATAGTAAATGGAGGACAAACTTTAAATCCCAGTGTAGAATCGCTGTCCAATGCAGTGGAAAAAGTAAGAGCAAGAAAAGTTTTTATTTTGCCTAATAATAAAAATGTTATTCTTGCGGCAAAACAGTTGGAAAGTATTCATAAAGATAGAGTGGTTATAATTCCTACAAAACATGTACTTGAAGGTATAAGAGTCCTATACGAATATAACCCTAAGGATAGTTGGGAAGTTGTAAAGGAAAAGATGGAAAAAGCCATGAACAAGATTAAGGTAGGAGAGATAACAAGAGCTATAAAAGATTCTTCTGTAAATGGACTGGCCATAAAAGAGGGTGATCTTATAGGTCTTACTAATGACGAGGTAAAAGTAACAGGAAATGATATTTATAAAGTCTCTTTAGACCTTTTGAATTTGCTTTTAGATGAAAGTTCAGAAATTATAAGTGTGTACTATGGAGAAGAAGTAAAAGAAAAAGAAGCAGAAACTTTGTTATCAATAATAAAAGAAAAGTATCCTCAGTATTCTGTTGAACTTCTATACGGAGGCCAACCCTTCTATTATTATTATTTTGGCATTGAATAA
- the recG gene encoding ATP-dependent DNA helicase RecG, which yields MSIEIKLLKGLKKILEEEISSNFSDKSIKYGLEKAITVAIKQFPVYNGFWTQKVLDLIKDYSKRGQEERSQIVLRIKDIIERAIEFYTEENFWEKPVQFLKGVGPHRAKLLNKLEIYTIYDLITYYPRDYDDRSKLKKISELKPGEKVTIKVKIIDYEETKTLYKKIPIIKAKLTDGTGIVYGVWYGQKYIKQALPQGTDVLISGEVKRVLKHIEFENPEYEVLDEEDKEFLNVGRIVPIYSLTSGLTQKVLRKIIYDALTDYSIFLEDPLPKYLREKYNLMDKPVSIWEKHFPTSFLTMASASKRIAFEELFFLQLNLAEKRKEIEKLSAPVFKTDSELVERFLNSLPFKLTKAQEKVWEEIKKDLSSGRPMHRLLQGDVGSGKTVIAALAAILAYDNGYQTAFMVPTEILAEQHYNRLKKIFEPLGIRIALLTSSTPKKEKTYIYLDLAEGKLPIVIGTHALIQEEVTFKKLGLVIIDEQHRFGVIQRAKLWKKGENPHLLVMTATPIPRSLALVLYGELDISIIDELPPGRKPVITYLFSKRERKKVYSFVEKEIMKGKQAFVVCPLIEESEKLEAESAKKLYEELKKFFPQFKIGLIHGLVPSEERNRIMEEFQNGEIQILVATTVIEVGVDIPNASIMVIEDAHRFGLAQLHQLRGRVGRGSEQAYCFLIADLKGEDATERLKVMVETNDGFVIANKDLEIRGPGEFFGTRQHGALNSLIVDLTKDMKLFEIARNEAFELMRYENERLSEYEKNLINKWLNRYLKGELKEIVL from the coding sequence ATGTCCATAGAAATAAAACTTCTTAAGGGACTCAAAAAAATATTAGAAGAGGAAATCTCTTCTAATTTTTCTGATAAGAGTATCAAGTATGGACTTGAAAAAGCGATTACCGTAGCTATTAAACAATTTCCCGTCTATAATGGTTTTTGGACTCAAAAGGTTTTGGATCTGATAAAAGACTATTCAAAAAGGGGTCAAGAAGAGAGATCCCAGATTGTATTAAGAATTAAGGATATTATTGAAAGGGCAATAGAGTTTTATACGGAAGAGAATTTTTGGGAAAAACCGGTTCAATTCTTAAAAGGAGTTGGTCCTCATAGAGCAAAGCTTTTAAATAAGCTTGAAATATACACTATTTATGATCTGATCACTTATTATCCAAGGGATTATGACGATAGATCTAAATTAAAGAAAATTTCTGAATTGAAACCTGGAGAAAAGGTAACTATAAAGGTAAAAATCATAGACTACGAAGAGACAAAAACTCTTTATAAAAAAATCCCCATAATAAAAGCAAAATTAACTGATGGTACTGGTATAGTTTACGGAGTATGGTATGGCCAAAAATACATTAAACAAGCGCTTCCTCAGGGAACTGATGTACTTATCTCTGGTGAAGTAAAGAGAGTTTTAAAACATATAGAATTTGAAAACCCTGAATATGAAGTTTTAGATGAAGAAGACAAAGAGTTCTTAAATGTAGGAAGAATAGTACCTATTTACTCATTGACTTCTGGTCTTACTCAAAAAGTCTTGAGGAAGATTATATATGACGCATTGACTGATTATTCTATTTTCCTTGAAGATCCTTTACCTAAGTATTTGAGAGAAAAATACAATCTCATGGATAAACCTGTGAGTATTTGGGAAAAGCATTTCCCAACTTCTTTTCTAACCATGGCAAGCGCCTCCAAGAGAATAGCCTTTGAAGAGTTATTTTTCTTACAGCTTAACCTTGCCGAGAAGCGAAAAGAAATAGAGAAACTGTCTGCTCCTGTTTTTAAAACCGATAGTGAGTTAGTAGAGAGGTTTTTAAATTCTTTACCTTTTAAATTAACAAAAGCTCAAGAAAAAGTTTGGGAGGAAATAAAAAAAGATTTATCCTCGGGAAGGCCTATGCATAGGCTTTTGCAGGGAGATGTGGGCTCAGGAAAGACCGTAATTGCAGCCCTTGCTGCAATTCTTGCTTATGATAACGGATACCAAACTGCCTTTATGGTCCCAACAGAAATCTTAGCAGAGCAACATTATAATAGACTTAAAAAGATTTTTGAGCCTTTAGGTATAAGAATAGCACTCTTAACTAGTAGTACTCCTAAAAAAGAAAAAACTTATATTTATCTTGATCTTGCGGAAGGTAAATTGCCTATAGTAATAGGAACACATGCTTTAATTCAGGAAGAAGTAACTTTCAAGAAATTAGGCTTGGTAATTATTGATGAGCAGCATAGGTTTGGAGTAATTCAAAGGGCAAAACTGTGGAAAAAAGGCGAAAACCCTCATCTTCTTGTAATGACTGCAACTCCTATTCCAAGATCTCTTGCCTTGGTACTTTATGGAGAGCTGGATATTTCTATAATAGATGAACTTCCCCCTGGAAGAAAACCTGTTATAACATATCTTTTCTCCAAAAGGGAAAGAAAAAAGGTTTATTCCTTTGTAGAGAAAGAAATCATGAAGGGTAAACAGGCTTTTGTAGTATGTCCATTAATAGAAGAGTCAGAGAAATTGGAGGCAGAATCGGCGAAGAAATTGTATGAGGAATTAAAGAAATTCTTTCCCCAGTTTAAAATAGGTTTGATCCATGGATTAGTACCAAGTGAAGAAAGAAATAGAATAATGGAAGAGTTTCAAAATGGTGAAATCCAAATTCTTGTTGCTACAACAGTTATAGAGGTTGGCGTGGATATACCTAATGCTTCCATAATGGTTATAGAGGATGCACATAGATTTGGACTTGCTCAGCTTCATCAGTTGAGGGGAAGAGTAGGGCGAGGAAGTGAGCAAGCATATTGTTTTCTTATAGCAGATCTTAAGGGTGAAGATGCAACTGAAAGATTAAAAGTAATGGTGGAAACCAACGACGGTTTTGTAATAGCTAATAAAGATCTTGAAATTAGAGGTCCTGGAGAATTCTTCGGAACGAGACAGCACGGTGCTCTTAATTCTCTCATTGTGGATTTGACAAAAGATATGAAACTCTTTGAGATAGCGAGGAATGAAGCTTTCGAATTAATGAGATATGAAAATGAGAGATTAAGTGAGTATGAGAAGAATTTAATAAATAAGTGGCTAAATAGATATTTGAAGGGAGAGTTAAAAGAAATTGTCCTCTGA
- the rsmD gene encoding 16S rRNA (guanine(966)-N(2))-methyltransferase RsmD produces the protein MSSEIKISGGLLKDKKIKVLKQGNYRITMEQVRKSMFDMISDKILGSFFLDLFAGSGIVGIEAISYGAEKVVFVENHLNAVRLLRENIKSLGLQDKTRVIYKDVFDFLNKFSLERFDIIFADPPYELGEKIVDVVKYVNDFNWLKDQGMLIIEHHKKTILPEKYAHLFKFLEKKYGETVLSFYKKGEKT, from the coding sequence TTGTCCTCTGAAATAAAAATCTCTGGAGGTCTTTTAAAGGATAAGAAAATAAAGGTCCTTAAACAGGGAAATTATAGGATTACCATGGAACAGGTAAGAAAATCTATGTTTGATATGATTTCAGACAAAATTTTAGGAAGCTTTTTTCTTGATCTCTTTGCAGGATCTGGTATTGTAGGTATTGAAGCTATAAGCTATGGAGCAGAAAAGGTTGTTTTCGTAGAAAATCACCTTAATGCTGTAAGACTCTTGAGAGAAAACATTAAGAGTCTTGGTTTGCAAGATAAGACAAGGGTAATTTATAAAGATGTATTTGATTTTTTAAATAAGTTTTCTTTGGAAAGGTTTGATATTATATTTGCAGATCCACCTTATGAGTTAGGTGAAAAAATTGTAGATGTGGTAAAATATGTTAATGATTTTAATTGGCTAAAAGATCAAGGTATGCTGATTATAGAACATCACAAAAAGACGATTTTGCCTGAAAAATATGCTCATTTGTTTAAATTTTTGGAGAAAAAATATGGTGAGACTGTGTTATCATTTTATAAAAAGGGAGAAAAAACATGA
- the coaD gene encoding pantetheine-phosphate adenylyltransferase — protein MIKAVYPGSFDPVTNGHIDIIQRGAKIYDEIIVLVAENISKKPLFSLEERLDMLEHSLKDIPNVRIDHFSGLLVDYLRKINVKIIIRGLRAVSDFEYEFQQALTNKKLYPDCETVFLVSDLKYTFLSSSVVKEIASFGGCIKGLVPDYVAEKLYEKFGVKPKGV, from the coding sequence ATGATAAAAGCAGTTTATCCTGGAAGTTTTGATCCTGTTACCAATGGGCATATTGACATTATCCAAAGAGGAGCAAAAATTTATGATGAGATCATAGTTCTTGTCGCTGAGAATATTTCTAAAAAACCTCTTTTTTCTTTAGAAGAAAGACTTGATATGTTAGAGCATTCTTTAAAAGATATACCAAATGTAAGAATAGATCATTTTAGTGGCTTACTTGTTGATTACTTGAGAAAAATTAATGTTAAAATTATTATAAGAGGACTCAGAGCAGTCTCAGATTTTGAATATGAGTTTCAACAAGCTTTGACAAATAAGAAGTTATATCCAGACTGTGAGACTGTTTTTTTAGTAAGTGATTTAAAGTATACATTTTTGAGTTCAAGTGTGGTCAAAGAAATTGCGAGTTTTGGTGGATGTATAAAAGGCCTTGTTCCTGACTATGTGGCAGAAAAACTCTATGAGAAATTTGGAGTTAAGCCTAAAGGAGTTTGA